From a region of the Campylobacter anatolicus genome:
- a CDS encoding DoxX family protein yields the protein MLKNSDLGLLLLRLGLGICLFIHGFAKLTGGISFVKSMVVGAGLPEILSYGVYIGEVVAPLALIIGFYSRISSAIIAINSIVILYVAHPNLLALTQYGGFKAEILYLYIAMALCLVFMGSGKYAVARD from the coding sequence ATGTTAAAAAATAGTGATTTGGGGCTTTTATTACTCCGTCTTGGACTTGGAATTTGTCTATTTATCCACGGATTTGCGAAGCTTACCGGTGGCATTAGTTTTGTCAAATCGATGGTTGTCGGTGCTGGTTTGCCTGAAATTTTATCATACGGTGTTTATATTGGTGAAGTGGTCGCTCCACTTGCACTTATAATCGGTTTTTATTCACGTATTTCATCGGCTATTATAGCTATTAACTCAATTGTTATACTTTATGTTGCACATCCAAATTTATTGGCACTTACACAATACGGTGGTTTTAAAGCTGAGATTTTATACCTTTATATAGCTATGGCACTCTGCCTTGTTTTTATGGGTAGTGGTAAATATGCCGTTGCAAGAGATTAA
- the rpoC gene encoding DNA-directed RNA polymerase subunit beta' yields the protein MKTNNLIPIEIKEDHRPRNFEAFQLRLASPEKIKSWSHGEVKKPETINYRTLKPERDGLFCAKIFGPIRDYECLCGKYKKMRYKGVKCEKCGVEVTSSKVRRSRMGHIELVTPVAHIWYVNSLPSRIGTLLGIKMKDLERVLYYEAYIVEEPGEAFYDNENSKKVEKYDVLNEEQYQSLAQRYENNGFVARMGGEVIRDMLTDIDLMATLEQLKAEAEATNSEAKKKTIVKRLKVIESFLNSGNRPEWMMITNLPVLPPDLRPLVSLDGGKFAVSDVNDLYRRVINRNSRLKRLLELDAPEIIIRNEKRMLQEAVDALFDNGRRANAVKGANKRPLKSLSEIIKGKQGRFRQNLLGKRVDFSGRSVIVVGPKLRMDQCGLPKKMALELFKPHLLARLEEKGYATTVKQAKKMIEDKTNEVWECLEEVVKDHPVMLNRAPTLHKLSIQAFHPVLVEGKAIQLHPLVCAAFNADFDGDQMAVHVPLSQEAIAECKILMLSSMNILLPASGKAITVPSQDMVLGIYYLSLERTDEKGANKIFASVDEVMIAEEANTLGLHAKIKTMIDDRTMFTTAGRLILRSILPDFVPDNMWNKVMKKKDIANLVDYVYRNGGLEVTADFLDKLKNLGFRYATKAGISISIADIIVPDSKQKHIDEAKKKVREIQRQYGAGLLTDSERYNKIVDIWTDTNNSVAGEMMKLIQNDKGGFNSIYMMADSGARGSAAQIRQLAGMRGLMAKPDGSIIETPITSNFREGLNIMEYFISTHGARKGLADTALKTANAGYLTRKLIDVAQNVKVTMHDCGTHEGVEITDITENGELIESLEERILGRILADDVIDPITNEILFSEGTLIDEEKAKTIADASIKSVSIRTPITCKAPKGVCAKCYGINLGEGKLVKPGEAVGIISAQSIGEPGTQLTLRTFHIGGTASTEQQDRQVVAQQEGFIRFYNLNTYENNGKIIVANRRSAAVLLVEPKIKSTIDGKVEIEFAHEDVNITIKGKKEEVKYTIRRHDLAKPNELAGVSGKIEGKMYIPYANGDKISANESLVEIIKEGWNVPNRIPYASELKITDGEPVTQKILSGAIGIVKFFILNGDYLERIKEIKKGHKVTEKGLFVVVSDKDGREAVRHYIPRNSIIQLDDNEAVDTKTIIALPESSDKLIIAEWDPYSSPVIAEEAGVVSFEDIEPGYSAAEQFDEATGQSRLVINEYLPSGVKPTIIVATQTGGLMRYQLEPKTAIFVTDGADVAQADILAKTPKAVAKSKDITGGLPRVSELFEARRPKNTAIVAEIDGVVRFDKPLRSKERIIIEAEDGATAEYLIDKTRQIQVRNGEFVHAGEKLTDGLISSHDILRILGEKALHYYLISEIQQVYRRQGVAIADKHIEIIVSQMLRQVKIVDSGNTNFIVGDMISRTKFKEENERIMRMGGEPAIAEPILLGVTRAAIGSDSVISAASFQETTKVLTEASIAAKFDYLEDLKENVILGRMIPVGTGLYKDKKIKLKEI from the coding sequence ATGAAAACGAATAATTTAATACCGATTGAGATAAAAGAAGATCATAGACCACGAAATTTCGAGGCCTTTCAACTTCGTTTGGCTAGTCCAGAAAAGATAAAATCTTGGAGTCACGGCGAGGTAAAAAAGCCTGAAACTATAAACTATCGCACACTTAAGCCTGAGCGTGATGGTCTTTTTTGTGCTAAAATTTTTGGACCGATAAGAGATTATGAGTGCCTTTGTGGAAAATACAAAAAGATGCGTTATAAGGGCGTTAAGTGCGAAAAATGTGGCGTTGAAGTAACTAGCTCAAAAGTTCGTCGCTCACGTATGGGACACATTGAGCTTGTAACTCCTGTAGCTCATATTTGGTATGTAAATTCACTTCCAAGTCGCATAGGAACGTTGCTTGGTATAAAAATGAAAGATCTTGAGCGTGTGCTTTATTATGAGGCATATATAGTCGAAGAACCAGGCGAGGCATTTTATGATAATGAGAATTCTAAAAAGGTTGAAAAATACGATGTCTTAAATGAAGAACAGTATCAAAGCTTAGCTCAACGCTATGAAAATAATGGTTTTGTCGCTAGAATGGGTGGTGAAGTTATCCGCGATATGCTTACTGATATTGATCTAATGGCTACATTAGAGCAACTTAAGGCTGAAGCTGAGGCTACAAATTCAGAAGCAAAGAAAAAAACTATTGTTAAGCGTTTAAAAGTTATTGAGAGCTTTTTAAACTCAGGCAATCGCCCAGAGTGGATGATGATTACAAATTTACCTGTGCTACCGCCTGATTTACGCCCACTTGTCAGCCTTGATGGCGGTAAATTTGCTGTTTCAGATGTTAACGATTTATATCGTCGTGTAATAAATAGAAACAGTCGTTTAAAGCGTCTTTTAGAACTTGATGCACCTGAGATTATTATAAGAAACGAAAAGCGTATGCTTCAAGAGGCAGTAGATGCACTATTTGACAATGGCCGTAGAGCAAATGCCGTAAAAGGTGCAAACAAACGTCCACTTAAGTCGTTAAGCGAGATTATCAAAGGTAAACAGGGGCGTTTCAGACAAAATTTACTTGGTAAACGTGTGGATTTCTCTGGTCGTTCCGTTATAGTTGTCGGTCCAAAGCTTAGAATGGATCAATGTGGTTTGCCTAAGAAAATGGCATTAGAGCTATTTAAGCCACACCTTTTAGCACGTTTAGAAGAAAAGGGCTATGCAACTACTGTAAAACAAGCTAAGAAAATGATAGAGGATAAGACAAACGAGGTATGGGAGTGTTTAGAAGAGGTTGTTAAAGATCACCCAGTTATGCTAAACCGTGCTCCGACGCTTCACAAACTATCCATCCAAGCGTTTCATCCAGTGTTAGTTGAAGGTAAAGCAATACAGCTTCATCCGCTAGTTTGTGCGGCGTTTAACGCAGACTTTGATGGTGACCAGATGGCGGTTCACGTGCCACTATCGCAGGAGGCTATTGCAGAGTGTAAAATTTTAATGCTTAGCTCTATGAATATCTTACTTCCAGCCAGCGGTAAGGCTATAACTGTGCCTAGCCAAGATATGGTTTTAGGGATTTATTACTTAAGCTTAGAGCGAACTGATGAAAAAGGTGCGAATAAAATTTTTGCATCAGTTGATGAGGTTATGATAGCCGAAGAGGCAAATACCCTAGGGCTTCATGCCAAGATAAAGACAATGATAGATGATAGGACGATGTTTACGACCGCTGGACGTTTGATACTTCGTTCGATACTACCAGATTTTGTTCCAGATAATATGTGGAATAAAGTAATGAAGAAAAAAGATATTGCGAATTTGGTTGATTATGTTTATCGCAATGGTGGACTTGAAGTAACGGCAGATTTTTTAGATAAGCTTAAAAATTTAGGTTTCCGTTATGCGACAAAAGCTGGAATCTCGATCTCTATAGCTGATATTATAGTTCCTGATAGCAAACAAAAACATATCGATGAAGCCAAGAAAAAGGTACGTGAGATTCAGCGTCAATACGGAGCTGGTCTGTTAACGGATAGTGAGAGGTATAATAAGATCGTTGATATCTGGACAGATACAAATAACTCTGTTGCTGGTGAGATGATGAAACTTATCCAAAATGATAAAGGTGGATTTAACTCTATTTATATGATGGCTGACTCTGGAGCTAGAGGCTCTGCGGCACAAATTCGTCAGCTTGCTGGTATGCGTGGCTTGATGGCTAAACCAGATGGCTCGATTATTGAGACTCCGATTACCTCAAATTTCCGTGAGGGTCTAAACATAATGGAATACTTCATTTCTACGCACGGAGCCAGAAAAGGTCTTGCGGATACTGCGTTAAAAACTGCAAACGCTGGTTATCTTACTCGTAAGTTGATAGATGTCGCACAAAATGTCAAGGTCACTATGCATGATTGTGGTACTCACGAAGGTGTTGAGATCACTGATATAACAGAAAATGGTGAACTTATAGAGAGCTTAGAAGAGAGAATTTTGGGTCGTATTTTGGCTGATGATGTGATTGATCCTATAACAAATGAAATTTTATTTTCAGAAGGTACGCTTATTGACGAAGAGAAGGCAAAAACTATTGCAGACGCTAGTATAAAATCAGTAAGTATAAGGACGCCTATTACTTGCAAAGCACCAAAAGGTGTATGTGCTAAGTGCTATGGTATAAATTTGGGCGAAGGTAAGCTAGTCAAACCAGGTGAAGCTGTCGGTATCATCTCAGCTCAATCTATCGGTGAGCCAGGAACTCAGCTAACACTTAGAACATTCCATATCGGTGGAACAGCATCAACTGAGCAGCAAGACCGTCAAGTAGTCGCTCAGCAAGAGGGCTTTATAAGATTTTATAACCTTAATACATACGAAAACAATGGTAAGATAATTGTTGCAAATAGAAGAAGTGCTGCTGTTTTACTAGTAGAGCCAAAGATTAAATCAACTATTGACGGTAAAGTAGAGATAGAATTTGCTCACGAAGACGTAAATATAACTATTAAAGGCAAAAAAGAAGAGGTTAAATACACTATCCGTAGGCACGATCTAGCAAAGCCAAATGAGCTTGCTGGTGTTAGTGGTAAGATCGAAGGAAAGATGTATATCCCTTATGCAAATGGCGATAAGATAAGTGCAAATGAAAGCCTTGTAGAGATTATAAAAGAGGGCTGGAATGTGCCAAATCGTATCCCTTATGCAAGTGAGTTAAAGATAACAGATGGAGAGCCAGTAACGCAGAAAATTTTATCAGGTGCGATCGGTATTGTTAAATTTTTCATACTCAATGGTGATTATTTAGAGCGTATTAAAGAGATAAAAAAGGGTCATAAAGTAACTGAAAAAGGGCTATTTGTCGTCGTTTCTGATAAAGATGGACGTGAGGCTGTTCGCCACTACATTCCAAGAAATTCTATTATTCAGCTAGATGATAATGAAGCCGTTGATACAAAAACTATTATCGCACTACCTGAGAGTAGCGATAAGCTAATAATCGCTGAGTGGGATCCATACTCAAGCCCAGTCATCGCAGAAGAGGCTGGTGTGGTTAGCTTTGAAGATATCGAGCCAGGATATAGTGCGGCTGAGCAGTTTGATGAGGCTACAGGACAGAGCCGTTTGGTTATAAATGAGTATCTGCCAAGTGGTGTAAAACCAACTATCATTGTAGCAACACAGACAGGTGGACTTATGAGATATCAGCTTGAGCCAAAAACAGCTATTTTCGTTACTGATGGTGCAGATGTTGCACAAGCTGATATTTTAGCTAAGACACCAAAAGCGGTCGCAAAATCAAAAGATATCACCGGTGGTCTCCCACGTGTATCTGAGTTATTTGAGGCACGTCGCCCTAAAAATACAGCTATTGTTGCTGAGATTGATGGTGTTGTAAGATTTGACAAGCCACTTCGCTCAAAAGAGCGTATAATTATAGAAGCAGAGGATGGTGCGACAGCTGAGTATCTTATAGATAAAACACGTCAAATTCAAGTTAGAAATGGTGAGTTTGTTCATGCTGGCGAGAAACTAACTGATGGTCTTATCTCAAGCCATGATATATTAAGAATTTTGGGCGAAAAGGCACTCCATTACTATTTGATTAGTGAAATTCAACAGGTTTATCGCCGTCAAGGTGTTGCGATAGCTGATAAGCATATTGAAATCATTGTATCTCAGATGTTGCGTCAAGTTAAGATCGTTGATAGTGGTAATACAAATTTTATCGTTGGCGATATGATCTCGCGTACTAAATTTAAAGAAGAAAATGAGCGTATTATGAGAATGGGTGGTGAACCTGCCATTGCTGAGCCGATACTTCTAGGTGTTACTCGTGCGGCTATCGGTAGTGATAGTGTTATATCTGCAGCATCTTTCCAAGAGACTACAAAGGTGCTTACAGAGGCATCAATAGCTGCTAAATTTGACTATCTTGAAGATCTAAAAGAAAATGTTATTCTAGGCCGTATGATACCTGTTGGAACTGGTCTTTATAAAGATAAAAAGATAAAATTAAAAGAAATTTAA